A single region of the Cynocephalus volans isolate mCynVol1 chromosome 12, mCynVol1.pri, whole genome shotgun sequence genome encodes:
- the ZCRB1 gene encoding zinc finger CCHC-type and RNA-binding motif-containing protein 1 isoform X1 encodes MSGGLAPSKSTVYVSNLPFSLTNNDLYRIFSKYGKVVKVTIMKDKDTRKSKGVAFILFLDKESAQNCTRAINNKQLFGRVIKASIAIDNGRAAEFIRRRNYFDKSKCYECGESGHLSYACPKNMLGEREPPKKKEKKKKKKIPEPEEEIEEVEESEDEGEDPALDSLSQAIAFQQAKIEEEQKKWKPSSGGASTSDDSRRPRIKKSTYFSDEEELSD; translated from the exons ATGAGTGGTGGATTGGCTCCAAGTAAGAGCACAGTGTATGTATCCAACTTGCCCTTTTCCCTGACAAACAATGACTTATACCGG ATATTTTCCAAGTATGGCAAAGTTGTAAA GGTTACTATAATGAAAGATAAAGATACCAGAAAGAGTAAAGGGGtcgcatttattttatttttggataaaGAGTCTGCACAAAACTGCACCAGAGCAATAAACAACAAACAG TTATTTGGTAGAGTGATAAAAGCAAGCATTGCTATTGACAATGGAAGAGCAGCTGAGTTCATCCGAAGGCGAAACTACTTTGATAAATCTAAGTGTTATGAATGTGGG GAAAGTGGGCACTTAAGTTATGCCTGTCCTAAAAATATGCTTGGAGAACGTGAACctccaaagaagaaagaaaaaaagaaaaaaaagaaaatccctgaACCAGAGGAAGAAAT tGAGGAAGTAGAAGAAAGTGAAGATGAAGGGGAAGATCCTGCTCTTGACAGCCTCAGTCAGGCCATAGCATTCCAG CAAGCCAAAATTGAAGAAGagcaaaaaaaatggaaacccaGTTCAGGGGGTGCCTCAACATCAGATGATTCCAGACGCCCAAGGATAAAGAAAAGCACATATTTCAGTGATGAGGAGGAACTTAgtgattaa
- the ZCRB1 gene encoding zinc finger CCHC-type and RNA-binding motif-containing protein 1 isoform X2, producing MSGGLAPSKSTVYVSNLPFSLTNNDLYRIFSKYGKVVKVTIMKDKDTRKSKGVAFILFLDKESAQNCTRAINNKQLFGRVIKASIAIDNGRAAEFIRRRNYFDKSKCYECGESGHLSYACPKNMLGEREPPKKKEKKKKKKIPEPEEEIEEVEESEDEGEDPALDSLSQAIAFQLASTGI from the exons ATGAGTGGTGGATTGGCTCCAAGTAAGAGCACAGTGTATGTATCCAACTTGCCCTTTTCCCTGACAAACAATGACTTATACCGG ATATTTTCCAAGTATGGCAAAGTTGTAAA GGTTACTATAATGAAAGATAAAGATACCAGAAAGAGTAAAGGGGtcgcatttattttatttttggataaaGAGTCTGCACAAAACTGCACCAGAGCAATAAACAACAAACAG TTATTTGGTAGAGTGATAAAAGCAAGCATTGCTATTGACAATGGAAGAGCAGCTGAGTTCATCCGAAGGCGAAACTACTTTGATAAATCTAAGTGTTATGAATGTGGG GAAAGTGGGCACTTAAGTTATGCCTGTCCTAAAAATATGCTTGGAGAACGTGAACctccaaagaagaaagaaaaaaagaaaaaaaagaaaatccctgaACCAGAGGAAGAAAT tGAGGAAGTAGAAGAAAGTGAAGATGAAGGGGAAGATCCTGCTCTTGACAGCCTCAGTCAGGCCATAGCATTCCAG
- the ZCRB1 gene encoding zinc finger CCHC-type and RNA-binding motif-containing protein 1 isoform X3, whose protein sequence is MKDKDTRKSKGVAFILFLDKESAQNCTRAINNKQLFGRVIKASIAIDNGRAAEFIRRRNYFDKSKCYECGESGHLSYACPKNMLGEREPPKKKEKKKKKKIPEPEEEIEEVEESEDEGEDPALDSLSQAIAFQQAKIEEEQKKWKPSSGGASTSDDSRRPRIKKSTYFSDEEELSD, encoded by the exons ATGAAAGATAAAGATACCAGAAAGAGTAAAGGGGtcgcatttattttatttttggataaaGAGTCTGCACAAAACTGCACCAGAGCAATAAACAACAAACAG TTATTTGGTAGAGTGATAAAAGCAAGCATTGCTATTGACAATGGAAGAGCAGCTGAGTTCATCCGAAGGCGAAACTACTTTGATAAATCTAAGTGTTATGAATGTGGG GAAAGTGGGCACTTAAGTTATGCCTGTCCTAAAAATATGCTTGGAGAACGTGAACctccaaagaagaaagaaaaaaagaaaaaaaagaaaatccctgaACCAGAGGAAGAAAT tGAGGAAGTAGAAGAAAGTGAAGATGAAGGGGAAGATCCTGCTCTTGACAGCCTCAGTCAGGCCATAGCATTCCAG CAAGCCAAAATTGAAGAAGagcaaaaaaaatggaaacccaGTTCAGGGGGTGCCTCAACATCAGATGATTCCAGACGCCCAAGGATAAAGAAAAGCACATATTTCAGTGATGAGGAGGAACTTAgtgattaa